The region CCAGACGTCCCGCCAGCCGTGCGGGCGAGGCCAGACCTTCTGAAAGGCTTCCTTGGCAGCAAAGCGCGCGGCCAGACTGGGAGTAGGGTCGCTCAGACGCGCGGCGTATTCCAGTTCGCACGGGGCGAAAAGCTTCTGGGCACGTGGTCCCTCCCGGAGCAACATGCGCCGGATGCGCTCGATCTCGATCAGGTCATGGCCCACCGCGACAATCATTACCCCGCAGCATAGTGGCTTGCGAGGTTCTTCATAGGGTGGGGGAAGTTACAACTGGAGCGGTGGCATTTCCCTCAATGTTGAAAGGTCTTGCCGCACAAGGTTCCAACAGGAGGAGCTTCTATGACTGACACTGACGGTACCGCCCACCTTCCCAAGACTGATGCCCCCAACGAAGCACCGGTCAACCGCCGTGACACCCTGCGTCTGCTGGGAGCCGCCGGTCTGCTCAGCGCTGCCGCGCCACTGGTGGGTGCGCAGCAGGCTGCTCCAGCAACTCCAGCAACTCCGGCAACCCCTGCTGCGGCCAATGGCCCTATGAATGGGAACGGTTTTTACCGTCAGAAGATTGGTGACATGACCCTCACAGTGGTCAGCGACGGCACAGCCCCTCTGGCCGCGCTGCTGCCCACATGGGGGGCCAATCCCGACCGTCAGGCAGAATTTGCCGCAACATTGGCCGAATACAGCGTCCCTGCCACCAACACGGTCAACCACTTCAATCCTGTTGTGATTGATACAGGACGTCACCGTGTGCTGATCGATACGGGCCGTGGAGGCGAGTCCGGACAGCTGGCGAACAACCTCCGCCGCGCCGGCATTCTGCCCAACACCATCGATACGGTCTTCATCACGCACGGTCACGGGGACCATATTGGTGGTTTGACCCGCGCGGGCAGTCCGGTGTTTCCTCGTGCCCGGCATGTCATGGGCAGCGCGGAGTTCCAGTTCTGGACCACCCAGGCCAATCCCAGTGCGTCTGTGCAGGCCAACCTGATCGCCATGAAAGACCGCTTTACGCTGATTGCCCCCGACGCCGAGATCGTCCCAGGCCTGACCGCTATCGCCTCGCCGGGGCACACGGCCAATCACCTCAGTGTGCGCGCAACCAGTGGAAACCAGAGTGCCCTGATCTTTGGGGACGCTGCCGGGCACTTCCTGCTGTCGCTGCGTCACCCCGGTGCCTATGTCGGGTTCGACGTCAACGGTGCGCAGGCCGCAGCCACCCGCGCGCGGCTGTTCGAGATGGCCGTGCAGGAGAAAATGTGGGTCAGTGCCTACCACTTCCCGTTCCCGGCAGTAGGACACCTGCGTAAGCTGCCTGTGGGCTACGAATACGAGCCGACCATCTGGAACTGGAGCTGAAGTTTTGCTGTGAGCGGGGATGAGGCGCCGCACACTATCTTCGCCCACATGAGCCCCGGGCCCGCTTCCACCTCGCCTTTATTTCCTGACCTGCGCCTGCCCACCGTCGCTGCCCTTCTGCGTGAAGGAGCGCCGAAGTGGCAGGCGCTTGGCGTGACCCGGGTGCGGGTGTTCGGATCGGTGGCCCGTGGCGAAGCTGACAGGTCGGCCGATATTGATCTGCTGGTGGATTTTGAACCAGAGGCCAGAGTCGGGCTGCTTCATCTGATGCAGGTCAAGGCTGTGATGGAGGATCTGCTGCGCCGCCGCGTGGACATCATGACCGAGGGCGCCCTGAAAGCCCCTCTGCGGGGAGAGATTCTGGCTGACGCTGTGGACGTTACCCAGGTGCCGGACCCGGCGCCACATTCTCACCGGGAGAAGCGCTGGCGCTGGAGGGTGTTTGATCTGCTTGACGCCATTGACCGCATTGGCGCCTATACCTCGGGTCTCTCGATGACCACCTTTCTGGCCGATGAACGTACCCGTGACGCGGTGCTGCGCAATCTGGCACGGCTGGGGGAGACCACCAAGTTCATTCCGCAAAGCGTTCAGGACCGCACCCCGCAGGTGCCGTGGGCGTACCTGCGCGATATCCGCAATGTGGTGTCGCACGACTATTTCGGCATTGATCCGGCGCTGGTCTGGCACAGCGCAAGAACCGAACTGCCGGCGCTGCGCCCAAGCCTGCAGGCGCTCGCCGACGGTGGCCCGGACTGGGGTGACAACGGGCGTGACAGGCCCGGCACGTAGTTCATGATTCCACCCTGTGGAATAGGCGCAGCCTGATGACAGCAAAGCCGCGCACTGCTGGCGCCGCTCCGAAACAGTGCGTGACAGTGCATACACGACCAGGTCTGCCTGTTTGGCCGGTGTGGCAGAACGAGACAAGGTAACCCTGACTCACGCCGGGAGAACTACTTTTGGATGCACTCCAGGTTTACGATCACCCTGGTCTTGCGGAACAGCAGGTCCCCGAACTGGGCGCCCGGCAATGCACTGGGATCCGAGGTCGGTGTATAGGTTTCGCCGCGGCTGGAGAGGACATCAAAGCTCTGCACAGTCCGCCCGGGCTGTTTGTCGCAAATGGCGGCAAAATCAACGTGAGCCTGCTCACCGGAACTCAGCCGGCCAGCTTCCGGCCGGGTGGCCTGTTCGCGTCCCAGAGGTGTGACGGCGTAGTGCACGAACGATTCGGCGTGGCCGACGTTGCTTAAGGTCAGGGTGTCGCGCACGGTATGCATGACCTTGGCCTGGTAATTCAGGTCATGTCCGGGCAACAGACTCAGCCCAGCGGGCCGCCGCAACCGTATGTCTGCCTGGGCCTGCGGCAGCGCGCTGGTAGGTCGTGGCGTTACCACATCACGTGGTGCGGCGCAGGCGCTATAGAGCCGCCCCCTCGTCAGTGGCAGGTCCTGGCCCGTACCCTGAAACGCCGTATGCCCGACTCTCAGGTCGCGCCAGCTGGACCCGGTGAAGGTGTAGTCGCCACTCAGGAGCCGGAAATTGCCCTTTCCGGGGAAGGCGATGGTGGTCATCACCTTGTACACCTGATCCTCGCCGCTGGCTTTCCAGCCGCGCGCCAGTGGATGCACGATCGTGCGGGTCGATACGCCAACCTCCCCGACGCGGGTCAATACGCTGCCGGTCAGACGGAATTTCACCCAGCTGCCGGTAATGTCGAGCGTCAGCTGATCGTCGCGCTGCACGGACATGCGCAGATCAACATCCTGATTGCCATCCAGACGGTAGACAAAGACCCGCCCCTGGGCATCGGTCTCACGGGGAAGGTTGCGGGTTCCACCACTGCCGGCCACGGCTATAAACGGTATCCAGCTGCCGTCATAGTTGACGTACACTCCTGCGTCGGCCGCCACGCCTTCCCTGGGCTGGCCACCCAGGTAGATGTAGGGAAAAGCCGTGGGCGTTGCCCGAACCGCTGGCAGATGTGCGGTGCCTCCGACAAAGTTGACTGCTCCGGTGCGCTCCGGGTCAGTCTGAATGCGCAGGTAGGGGCCGCTGGGCTCGTTGCGGCAGGTCAGGTACGTGGCCTGTGCTGTCTGGTCCGCGTGGCCCGGTTCACTGGCCTGTGTGGCTTGGCCCAGGGCAGCTGCGTCCGTGTTGTCGGTGCCGGGCTGATTCTGGAAAACACCAGGATCTATCCCGATTTCTGGCAGAGGCGCCTCACCCTCTTCCAGGCTGGGTCTGTCAGCTGGGGCATTCCACGTGGCTGAGCCCTCTGAGATTTCCTGCGGGTGGAGGTCGGCTGTGGTGGCCTGCGGCTCGCTCTGTCCGCAGGCAGCCAGCAGTAACGTCAGGGTCAGACAGGTCGGGGACAGAAACCGGACGGTGCGCAGGCGGTCAGGCATGGAAAAACTCCTTTATGGCAGAGGCCAGCAGGGCACAGGACCCCGGAGCGGGGGCGGACAGTTTCGGGTATGCCCTCCGAGTGTAGGCCCCGGTCGTCAATTGCGCTGCCAGAAATTTCCGCTTCGCTTATGGTTGGGGCTGCTGTCGTCCGGCCTGATACAGGAGAGGCAACTGGAAGCTCTTAAGCGTGTTGGTTGCTGGCGCTTTGGCCTGGCTGCTCAGGTCCAGGGCAAGCCTGAACGCGCCTGCCAGTAAGCGGTGGGTTCATAGGCCAGAGCCATCAGCTGCTCCTGGTGCACGGGAGTCAACGACAGGTGCAAGGCACCCAGATTGTTCTCCAGGTGTTCGGGGGTGGTGGCCCCGCTCAGAACCACATCGGCCCAGGGCTGAGTCAACGCCGCCGCCAGAGCAACGGCGTCCGGGGTGGCGTTCTGTTTGTCGGCGAGCTCAGCCAGCACCGGGGGCACATCACCATGACCCGTCAGGCCTCTGGCGGTCAGGCGCCCGTTGGCCACGGCCTCCTTGATCACCACGGCCCAGCCAGCCGCGTGCGCTTCAGCCAGGGCCGGGCCAGCTGAGGGTTCCAGCAGATTCCAGGTGGCCTGCACCACGCTCAGCGGGTTCAAACCCTCTACCTGCAGGGCCATCGCGCGGCGCAGCGTGTCGGCCTGCCGGGGGCCGCTTGTGCTCAGGCCCACCCGGACGCCCGCTGCATCCAGTTCGGCCAGCCGCGCCAGCACAGCCTGGTCCTCCAGTACCCCAGTGTCGAGCGTAGCCGAGTGAATCAGGTAGACCTCCGGCCGGCGGCCCAGGGCCTCCAGAGTTTCGGGCCACTGACGCTGCAGGGTGTTCAGGCTGTGGTCCTTGACCTCATGGGTATCGGCATCGGTGCGCCAGCCAGCTACGTAGGTGTACCCCCACTTGCTGCCCACCACAGCCGAGTGTTCGCGGTCGCGCAGCCACTCACCCAGGAACGCCTCGGCCAGTCCGTAACTGCGTGCGGCGTCGAAATACCGCATGCCCGCAGCCCAGGCAGCGTCGAGCATGCAGAAAGTCCGCTGACGCATGGCCTCTATATCCTTGGCCGCCCCCAGATCCTGACCGTGCCCAAGATTGATGTAACCGGGGCGGCCCAGGGCAGCAAGTCCCAATCCCAGACGGGGAGCGTCAGCAGGTAGCAGGGTGTTGCGCATAAGCCAGTATGGCCTGCCTACCTGGCTGTGCCACGCGCGATCACGTCTAGATTTCTGCCGGCCACGTCAGAATTCCGACAGGAGGTGTGTGAATAATTAGGTCACTTAAAGAAACCCTTCATGTTCTAGTGACGGGTCCAGGGAGAGTGTATGGACGAATCAGGCAAATCTCTAAAAGCCACTTCTTTTGATCCCGCCGATCTGATTCGTGACGAAAACGGCGAGCTGTACCACCTGCCTACTCTACGGGCTCTGTATGCGGCTGGCCGTCTGGCGCAGGGAAGCGCCGGTTTTGTTCTGCTTATGCAGCACGCCGCGCTTCATCGTCCTCGTCTGATTGCCTGAATCGGGGAGGTTATGGGCACCGGACTCTGAAACAGAGTCCGGTGCCGCGTTTATTGCCAGGATCAAAGGCTGAGCGCAGGCTGGTCCGTGCGGCTCCTCGGAGCTCGGCAGTCACCGCGGGGTTCAGAGCCAGTTCCAGTTGCCCGGCCAGTTCAACGGTCCACTTCACCGCTTCCGCATAGGCAGGGTGCAGTTCGTCTATACCGGCGGTGAGTCGTGCATACCGGGCGAGAAGCTCTGGCGGCAGGCGCTGTTCAGCCAGCCGGGCAGGGCTGAGCCAGTAGGTGGTCTGACCGGCGTTCAGGCCAGCCGCAGCAGACTGCCCTGTACCCACCACAGCAACTCATGAGCGCGCACCCGCTTGCTAGCGCATTTATTTATCACCCCGAAGCGAGGAAACGAGGGCCGTACCCGCTTTCGGGCTTGACCCGGCCCGGCGGGAGTGGCACACTCGGAAGCGTCACCAGGGGTGCCCACGTCTAGGCTTTAGCAGCCGAAAGCGGGGCTGAGAGGGCCTTTTTTACGGCCTAACCCTAGGAACCTGATCTGGTTCATACCAGCGGAGGGAGAGTGACAGGTGCGGAAACGATGGATACCGCCCTCCTCCGAAGTTGCTTTGGGGGAGGGTGATTTTTTGGATCAGCAGACAAGGCGGGCCCCTGGGTTTTTTGGCGACCAGGTGCGGGCTGCCCCTGATGCGTTGAGCTGACATCCGAGTGAACTTGTCTGAACGGGCCGCCTCCGGGCGCGCCACCCGTGTCCTTGCCCTTTGGCCCGCGTGCCGCCGCACCGGCCCCCTGGAGGTCCCATGTCCGCACCTGTATCCCCCCCAGCTTTAACCACCACGCCCTTTCCAAACAGCGAAAAGCAGTACCTGAGCGGGTCTTTGCATCCACAGGTTCGTGTTCCCATGCGTGCTGTTCACCAGTCCGCCACCCTGGAAATGGTGGGTGGGCTGAGCCGCAGGACCCCAAATCCGGCGGTGCTGGTGCCCGACACCAGCGGCCCCTATACCGACCCGGCGGTGAGCATTGATCCTCGCCGGGGCCTTCCGCACGCCCGGCCGTGGCTGGCCGCGGACGCGCGGCTGGAAGTTCAGACCGAGCGCCTCTCGGCCCGCCTGGACGGCACGGGGCCGCTTCCGTTTCCGGCAATTCCAATGCCCCGACGCGCCCGGCAGGGGCAGAGCATCACTCAGATGCAGGCCGCGCAGCGTGGGGAGATCACTCCGGAAATGGAGTTCGTGGCCCTGCGCGAGAACCTGCGCCAGACCGAGGCTTTCAACCTGAACCACCAGCACCCGGGCGAAAGCTTCGGCGCGGCCATTCCCCGTGTGATCACGCCTGAGTTCGTGCGCTCTGAAGTCGCGCGCGGACGTGCGGTGATTCCCGCCAACGTCAACCACCCTGAACTGGAGCCCACCATCATCGGCCGCAACTTCCGGGTCAAGGTCAACGCCAACCTGGGGACCAGCATCGTGACCAGCAGCATCGAGGAAGAGGTCGAGAAGATGGTCTGGGCCACCCGCTGGGGCGCCGACACGGTCATGGACCTTTCCACCGGAAAATACATCCACCAGACGCGCGAGTGGATCGTGCGGGGCAGCCCTGTTCCCATCGGCACCGTGCCGATCTATCAGGCGCTGGAGAAGGTGGGTGGCGTGGCTGAGGACCTGACCTGGGAGGTGTACCGCGACACGCTGATCGAGCAGGCCGAGCAGGGCGTGGATTACTTCACGGTGCATGCGGGTGTGCGGCTGGCACACATTCCACTTTCGGCGCGGCGGCGCACCGGCATCGTGTCGCGTGGCGGCAGCATCCTGGCCAAGTGGTGTCTGGCACACCACCGCGAGAACTTCCTCTACACGCACTTCGCCGAGATCTGCGAGATCATGGCTTCCTACGACGTCACCTTCAGCCTGGGGGACGGTCTGCGCCCGGGAAGCATCGAGGACGCCAACGACGCCGCGCAGTTCGCTGAGCTGGAAACCCTGGGGGAACTGACCCGGGTGGCCTGGGAGCACGGGGTCCAGACCATGATCGAAGGTCCTGGCCACGTCCCCATGCAGCTGATCCGCGAGAACATGACCCGTCAGCTGGAAGTGTGCCAGGAAGCGCCCTTCTACACGCTGGGGCCGTTGACCACCGATATCGCGCCGGGCTACGACCACATCACCAGCGCCATCGGCGCGGCGCAGATCGCGTGGTACGGCACGGCCATGCTGTGCTACGTCACGCCCAAGGAACACCTGGGCCTGCCCGACCGCCAGGACGTGCGCGACGGTGTGATCGCCTACCGGATCGCTGCGCACGCCGCCGATCTTGCCAAGGGACACCCCGGCGCCCAGGCACGCGACAACGCGCTCTCGCAGGCGCGCTTCGAGTTCCGCTGGGAAGACCAGTTCAATCTGGCACTCGACCCGGAAAAGGCCCGTGAGCTGCACGACGAGAGCCTCCCGGCCGACGCGGCCAAAACGGCTCATTTCTGCTCGATGTGTGGCCCACACTTCTGCTCCATGAAACTCAGCCATGACCTGCGCGCCGGCGACATTCTGGCTGGTCTGGAAGAAAAAGCGCGCGAGTTCCGTGAAGGTGGCTCGGAGATCTACCTGGACCGTCCTGCCGGAGAGCCCGAAGAGGTCACCGCATGACCCGCCCGCTGGGCCGGCTGTATCTGGTCGCCACGCCCCGACCAGGGCAATCCGAGGATGACTTTGTGGCGCGGGTGGAAGCGGCGCTCGACGGCGGCGTGGATACGCTGCAGCTGCGTTGCAAGGCGGACTCTCCGGCGTATGGCGAGGCGCGCGCAGTTATCCGGTTGGCCGGTCGGCTGCGTGACCTGGCGCACGCACGGGGGGTGCCGCTGTTTATGAACGACCGCGTGGACATCGCGGCTGCCAGCGGTGCGGACGGTGTTCACCTGGGTCAGGAGGATCTGCCTCTGAGCTGGGCGCGCGCGCTGGCGCCAGGGGTGCAGGTGGGCCTGAGTACCCACGCTCCGGCGCAGGCGGCGGCGGCTGTCGCGCAGCGACCGGCTTACTTTGCCGTTGGTCCCGTCCACACCACGCCGACCAAGCCCGGACGTGAGGCGACTGGCCTGGAGTATGTCAGACACGTGGCGGCGACCCACGGGGAAGCGCAAACCGGAATTCCCTGGTATGCCATCGGAGGTGTGGATCTGGGCAACGTACAGGACGTGCTTGCTGCAGGGGCCACCCGCATTGCGGTGGTCCGCGCTGTGCTCGACGCCCCTGACCCGGCCAGGGCGGCCGCTGCGTTGTGCTCCGCTCTGGCTGCCCCAGCTGTTCAGGAGGTCGCCGCGTGCAGGTAAATGGCCAACCTCACCCTCACCGCCCCGGCCTGACCCTGCACGCCCTGCTCCGCGAGCTGGATGTGCGCCCCGAGCGGGTCGCGGTCGCGGTCAACGATGACTTCTACCCCGGCGCCCGGGTGCCGGACCGCCCGCTGGAGCCCCGAGACACCATCGAGATCGTCCGCATTATCGGAGGAGGCTGAGATGACGGTTCACCATGACCTTCTGACCATCGCTGGAACATCGTTCCAATCACGCCTGATGCTGGGCACCGGCAAGTTTCCTGATCTGCATGTCATGCGAGATGTGCTGGAAGCCAGCGGCACCGAAATCGTGACGGTGGCCATCCGCCGCGTGGAACTGGGCGCGCCGGGCCATGTGGGGCTGCTTGACGCCCTGGACCTGGACCGCTATCAGCTGCTGCCCAACACGGCCGGTTGCCGCACGGCCGAGGAGGCCGTGCGGGTGGCGCGGCTGGCCCGCGCCGCCACCGGAGTGAGCTGGATCAAGCTTGAGGTTATCCCCGACGCGCGCTGGCTGCTGCCTGACCCGGTAGGTACGCTCAGTGCCGCACGGACCCTGGTGGATGACGGCTTCACGGTGTTGCCCTACATGCAGCCCGACGCTGTACTGGCCCGGGCGCTGGAGGAGGCGGGCTGCGCCACCGTCATGCCGCTGGCGAGCCCTATCGGCAGCGGCCGTGGCCTGCGGACCGGTGAGCTGCTGCGCACCGTCCTGGACGGGGCTGGCGTCCCGGTCGTGGTGGACGCTGGCCTGGGAGTGCCCAGCGACGCAGCCCAGGCCATGGAGGCCGGGGCGGACGCTGTGCTGGTCAACACCGCCATTGCAGAAGCGCGTGATCCGGTGGCCATGGCCCGGGCCTTCGCGCTGGGGGTACAGGCGGGGCGTCTGGCCTTCCTCGCGGGCCGCATGACCGAGCGTGAACACGCTAGCCCCAGCAGCCCGGCGGCTGGCGTACCCCGCCTGCCTGACCCTGAAATGCCCGACCTGACCGGGCCGGTGCACACCCCCGTATGAGCATCATTGTGGTAGGGGGCGGCCTGATTGGCTCGGCTGTCGCCTTCACGCTGCGTGATGCCGGACTGGAAGTCGAGGTGCTCGACGCCCATCTGCCCGGTGCCGGATGGCGCGCGGCAGCAGGCTTGCTCACACCGGACGGTGAACGCCTTGCCGGCACACCGCTGCATGCCAGCGCATTGGAAAGCCTGAATCTCTGGCCGGAATTTGCCCGCAGTCTGGAAGCGCACAGTGGGCAGAGCGTCCACCTGCGAACCGGGGTCTTCCGGCTCGGACCCGTTCCGGAAGTGGGTGAAGGTCCTCACGGGCTGACCCGCTGCACCCCTGGAGAGGGCCGGCTTCATCCGGCCAGTGTGGTGAGCGCGGCCCTGACCGGAGTCAGGGTGACGCGTGCCCGGGTGCTGGCTTTGCGCCCGGACCGCCGGGGCGTCAGCCTTCAGACAGATGCCGGTGACCGGGGGGGCCGGCTGGTGGTGCTGGCGACCGGCGCGTGGAGCAGCGCGTTTGGTCTGGACATCCGTCCGGTTCAGGGGCAAGCCCTGCTGCTGGAGGGAGGAAACGATCACCCGGCGGTGTACGGAACTCGCCGGCGCGGTCACGGGCCACACGGCTATGCGCTGGGACGTCCGGACGGTCTGTATGTGGGAGCCACGGCGCGTCTGTCCGCCTCGGTGCAGCCCGATTCCTGGGCACGCCGCTGGTTGCAGGGCGCCGCACGGACTCTGGCGCCGACCTGCTCCGGTCATGCCGTCCTGAGTCAGCTGGTCGGGCTGCGCCCGGTCACGCCGGACGGTCTTCCGCTGGTGGGTCCGCATCCCACCCTGCCAGGGGTCGTGGTGGCCACTGGTCATGGCCGGCATGGTGCTCTGCTCGCCCCACTGACCGCAAGGCAGGTGCTGGCCCTGGTCCGCCAGGCTCTCCCGGAGGCCGCATGAGCCTCATGCCGGTGGCCCTGACCATCGCGGGGTCCGATTCAGGCGGAGGAGCCGGTATTCAGGCGGACCTCAAGACCTTCGAGGCTCACGGGGTGTACGGCACGTCCGCCATCACCCTGATCACGGCGCAGAACACCCTGGGAGTGCAGGCGGTGCAGACCCTGAGCCCGGACCTGGTCGCCGCGCAGATCAGGTCGGTTCTGGCCGACTTTCCGGTTGCGGCCGTGAAGGCCGGCGCGCTGGGTAACGCTGGGGTGGTGCGCGCGGTAGCTGATGCGCTGCGGGGGCGCGGCCTTCCCCTGGTCGTGGACCCGGTGCTGCTGGCCAAGAGTGGCGACTCCCTCCTGGACCCCCAGGCGGTGGATGCACTGCTCGAGGAACTCCTGCCCCTGGCCACTCTGGTGACGCCTAACCTTCCGGAGGCAGAAGTGCTGTTCGGCGCATACATTCCCTATAACCTGCCGCTGCTTCTCAAAGGGGGGCATGGCGAAGGCGAGACCCTGGTTGACGAGCTTCGTACGCCCCAGACCGGGTTGCGCCTCGAGGCGCCCCGCCAGCACACCCGCCATACGCACGGCACCGGCTGTACGCTCTCGGCTGCCATTACCGCCAATCTGGCGCGGGGGTTGCCTCTGCTGGTCGCGGTAAGCGAGGCCCACGCCTACGTGCAGGCGGCCATACAGGCCGCGCCGGGCCTGGGTTCGGGCCACGGTCCCCTGGGGCATGCTCACGCCTGTAGGGGCCAGATCCGCCGTCTATAAGGTTGGTCTGCCTCCTGGCCGGGCGGTCTTTGTAACCGTAACCTCGCGCTCCATTGTGGCTTCGGGGTACACTGAACCTAACGCCCGTTAGGCAACCCGTGTCTACCCTGGAGGAGTCCACATGTCCCAGACCCTGCCCCCCAATGAAACGGCTGAGCAGCACGCCGCCTTCAACGCCCGCATCGCCCGTGGGGAGAAGATCGAACCCGGCGACTGGATGCCGGCCGAATACCGCCGTCAGCTGATCCGCATGATTTCCCAGCACGCCCACTCGGAAGTGGTGGGCATGCTGCCCGAGGGCGAGTGGATTACCCGCGCCCCTACCCTGAAGCGCAAAACCATCCTGATCGCCAAGGTGCAGGACGAAGCCGGGCACGGCCAGTACCTGTACCACGCGGCCGAAACCCTGGGCGCCACCCGCGAGGAGATGCTGGGCGCGCTGCTGAGCGGCAAGGCCAAGTACAGCAGCATCTTCAACTACCCCACCTACACCTGGGCAGACGTCGGCATGATCGGCTGGCTGGTGGACGGCGCGGCCATCAAGAACCAGACCATGCTGGCAGGCTGCTCCTACGGCCCCTATAGCCGCGCGATGGTCCGCATCTGCTCGGAGGAAACCTTCCATCACAAGCAGGGCAAGGAAATGATCGTCGCCTACGCCCAGGGCACGCCCGAGCAGCGGCAGATGGCGCAGGACGCCCTGAACCGCTGGTGGTGGCCGGCCATGATGATGCTTGGGCCGCATGACGCCGACAGCCCCAACAGCGGCGCGCTGGCCGGCTGGGGAATCAAGCTCAAGAGCAACGACGAGGTCCGTCAGGAATTTATCAACGAGCACGTGCCTGAGCTGCTCGAAGCTGGTCTGACCATCCCCGACCCGGACCTGCATCAGGACGAGCAGGGCAACTGGAAGCACGGCCCGATCAACTGGGACGAATTCTGGGCCGTGATCCGTGGTGAGCAGGGCCTGAACAAGGAACGCCTGAGTGCGCGCCAGCACGCCCATGATGACGGCGCCTGGGTGCGCGAAGCGATGCAGGCCTACGCCGCCCGTCAGGTGGGGCAGGCAGCCGACTGATGACCGGTTCAGGACCCACCTCTCCAGCCGCGTCCGATACCCAGTGGCCGCGCTGGGAGGTTTTCAAGCAGGATGCCCCGGGCCGGCCCTATCAGGCGGTCGGCAGCGTGCATGCGGGTGACCCCGATCACGCCCTTCTCACCGCCCGGAACGTATTTGTGCGCCGCCCGGCCGCCATCAGCCTCTGGACTGTACGCGAGACCGACCTACTGACAGCAACGCCCGAGGAACTCGGCGCCCAGCCGGACCTTCTGACTACCCCTGGCGAGACCGGCACCTATCACGTGGGGATCAAGCGCACCAACAAGCGTTCCATGACGTTCGTGGACCTTGTCGGCACGGTAGAGGCGTCGGGGCCCGGAGACGCACTGAGGCAGGCGCAGCTGATGCATCCGGACGCCCTGACGTGGCTGGTCTTTCCGGATGCTGCGGCCGCCCGGACGGATGACGATCCGGGCACCATCGAGAGCTGGTTCGCGCCCGCCAAGGAAAAAACCTACAAGCAGCAGCAGTATTACGGGGTAATCGGCCGGCACGTGGGCGAACTCAAGCGTGAGGGGCTGATGCCGGGCCGGGCCACCGAGGAAGCCAAGTCATGACCACGACCCAGCCTGAAACCCTGAACCTGACCCCCGAAGTGCGCGCCGCCCTGATCGAGAAGCTCACTGCGCTGGCCGACGACGAGATCATCCTGGCGCACCGTGACAGTGAATGGACCGGTCATGCGCCCATCCTCGAAGAGGACATCGCGCTGGCCAACATTGCGCAGGACGAGCTGGGACACGCCACCCTGTTTCTGGAACTGCGGCGGGAACTCGACGGCAGCGACGCTGATCAGCTGGCGTACTTCCGGGACGCCTCAGAGTACCGCTGCGCACGGCTGGTCGAACTGCCCAGGGGCGACTGGGCCCTGACCATGCTGCGTCAGTTCCTGTTCGATGCCTACGAGGCGCTGTGGCTCGACGCAGCCCGCGGCAGTACGTACGCCCCCCTCGCGGAGGTCGCCGCCAAGGCGGTGCGCGAAGAAAAGTTCCATCTTCAGCACAGTGCCTTGTGGGTCGAGCGCCTGGCACTGGGG is a window of Deinococcus deserti VCD115 DNA encoding:
- a CDS encoding 4'-phosphopantetheinyl transferase superfamily protein, with the translated sequence MIVAVGHDLIEIERIRRMLLREGPRAQKLFAPCELEYAARLSDPTPSLAARFAAKEAFQKVWPRPHGWRDVWVERERTPDGPFPFTPPVLGFTETIAEEMRERGWVAHLTLTHTKEHASAVVVLEER
- a CDS encoding MBL fold metallo-hydrolase; this translates as MTDTDGTAHLPKTDAPNEAPVNRRDTLRLLGAAGLLSAAAPLVGAQQAAPATPATPATPAAANGPMNGNGFYRQKIGDMTLTVVSDGTAPLAALLPTWGANPDRQAEFAATLAEYSVPATNTVNHFNPVVIDTGRHRVLIDTGRGGESGQLANNLRRAGILPNTIDTVFITHGHGDHIGGLTRAGSPVFPRARHVMGSAEFQFWTTQANPSASVQANLIAMKDRFTLIAPDAEIVPGLTAIASPGHTANHLSVRATSGNQSALIFGDAAGHFLLSLRHPGAYVGFDVNGAQAAATRARLFEMAVQEKMWVSAYHFPFPAVGHLRKLPVGYEYEPTIWNWS
- a CDS encoding HepT-like ribonuclease domain-containing protein, with protein sequence MSPGPASTSPLFPDLRLPTVAALLREGAPKWQALGVTRVRVFGSVARGEADRSADIDLLVDFEPEARVGLLHLMQVKAVMEDLLRRRVDIMTEGALKAPLRGEILADAVDVTQVPDPAPHSHREKRWRWRVFDLLDAIDRIGAYTSGLSMTTFLADERTRDAVLRNLARLGETTKFIPQSVQDRTPQVPWAYLRDIRNVVSHDYFGIDPALVWHSARTELPALRPSLQALADGGPDWGDNGRDRPGT
- a CDS encoding aldo/keto reductase, whose translation is MRNTLLPADAPRLGLGLAALGRPGYINLGHGQDLGAAKDIEAMRQRTFCMLDAAWAAGMRYFDAARSYGLAEAFLGEWLRDREHSAVVGSKWGYTYVAGWRTDADTHEVKDHSLNTLQRQWPETLEALGRRPEVYLIHSATLDTGVLEDQAVLARLAELDAAGVRVGLSTSGPRQADTLRRAMALQVEGLNPLSVVQATWNLLEPSAGPALAEAHAAGWAVVIKEAVANGRLTARGLTGHGDVPPVLAELADKQNATPDAVALAAALTQPWADVVLSGATTPEHLENNLGALHLSLTPVHQEQLMALAYEPTAYWQARSGLPWT
- the thiC gene encoding phosphomethylpyrimidine synthase ThiC; translated protein: MSAPVSPPALTTTPFPNSEKQYLSGSLHPQVRVPMRAVHQSATLEMVGGLSRRTPNPAVLVPDTSGPYTDPAVSIDPRRGLPHARPWLAADARLEVQTERLSARLDGTGPLPFPAIPMPRRARQGQSITQMQAAQRGEITPEMEFVALRENLRQTEAFNLNHQHPGESFGAAIPRVITPEFVRSEVARGRAVIPANVNHPELEPTIIGRNFRVKVNANLGTSIVTSSIEEEVEKMVWATRWGADTVMDLSTGKYIHQTREWIVRGSPVPIGTVPIYQALEKVGGVAEDLTWEVYRDTLIEQAEQGVDYFTVHAGVRLAHIPLSARRRTGIVSRGGSILAKWCLAHHRENFLYTHFAEICEIMASYDVTFSLGDGLRPGSIEDANDAAQFAELETLGELTRVAWEHGVQTMIEGPGHVPMQLIRENMTRQLEVCQEAPFYTLGPLTTDIAPGYDHITSAIGAAQIAWYGTAMLCYVTPKEHLGLPDRQDVRDGVIAYRIAAHAADLAKGHPGAQARDNALSQARFEFRWEDQFNLALDPEKARELHDESLPADAAKTAHFCSMCGPHFCSMKLSHDLRAGDILAGLEEKAREFREGGSEIYLDRPAGEPEEVTA
- the thiE gene encoding thiamine phosphate synthase; the encoded protein is MTRPLGRLYLVATPRPGQSEDDFVARVEAALDGGVDTLQLRCKADSPAYGEARAVIRLAGRLRDLAHARGVPLFMNDRVDIAAASGADGVHLGQEDLPLSWARALAPGVQVGLSTHAPAQAAAAVAQRPAYFAVGPVHTTPTKPGREATGLEYVRHVAATHGEAQTGIPWYAIGGVDLGNVQDVLAAGATRIAVVRAVLDAPDPARAAAALCSALAAPAVQEVAACR
- the thiS gene encoding sulfur carrier protein ThiS — encoded protein: MQVNGQPHPHRPGLTLHALLRELDVRPERVAVAVNDDFYPGARVPDRPLEPRDTIEIVRIIGGG